A window of the Glaciimonas sp. CA11.2 genome harbors these coding sequences:
- a CDS encoding multidrug/biocide efflux PACE transporter, which yields MRITEHTSHVSHVSHVSQTSDTSQTNKTNNIHTKKSFAERGFHALTFELLAVAISAPALSWLMGVSMAHAGLLTLMISLIAMVWNVVFNALFDRIERRMNLVRTFGVRVIHAISFELGLIVTVVPLAAWWLNLSLLDAFVLDIGLLLFFLPYTLLFNIGYDKVREALIKRRLATS from the coding sequence ATGCGTATCACCGAACACACCAGTCACGTCAGTCACGTCAGTCACGTCAGTCAGACCAGTGACACCAGCCAGACCAATAAAACCAATAATATCCATACCAAAAAATCGTTTGCCGAGCGCGGATTTCACGCCTTGACCTTCGAGTTGTTGGCCGTTGCCATCAGCGCGCCGGCACTGTCCTGGCTAATGGGTGTATCGATGGCCCACGCTGGCTTGCTTACATTAATGATTTCGCTCATTGCGATGGTTTGGAATGTTGTCTTTAATGCGCTGTTTGACCGGATTGAGCGACGTATGAATCTGGTACGGACATTTGGCGTTCGTGTCATTCATGCAATTTCATTCGAATTAGGACTGATTGTGACGGTGGTTCCATTGGCCGCGTGGTGGTTGAATTTGAGTTTGCTGGATGCGTTCGTGCTCGATATCGGCTTGCTCCTTTTCTTTTTGCCCTATACGTTGCTGTTCAACATAGGCTACGACAAAGTACGCGAAGCCCTGATTAAAAGACGCCTGGCAACTTCTTAA